The segment TTACTCTGCCCGCTGCTGTGACTGGAGCTGAGATGTCCACTCTGCCAGAAGGTGCTTACCAGTTACCATACGTACCAGCACCTGTAACAGTGAATAATTCTGATCAGTGTTTTCTCACAGTTTTGGAAAGGCAAAATGAAATTACATCTTTATTGGTTGAACAACAGTCACTTTTTCTCTTACCTAAGCGAGACCTACAAGTTTTTGACGGAGATCCATTGCAGTATCAAACCTTCATAAGAGGATTTGAACATAACATTGAAGGAAGAACACAAAGTCATAAGGACTGTTTGTATTACCTCGAACAGTATACAAGAGGTCAGCCCAGGGATTTGATCCGAAGCTGTCAACATCTGCCTCCATCTCATGGATACACTAAGGCAAAGTCACTACTTCAGGAGCATTTTGGTGATCCATACAAAGTAGCCTCTGCCTATATGGATAAGGTGCTTTTATGGCCGATGGTTAAAGCTGAAGATGTCAGTGCTTTAAGAGCCTATAGTTTATTGTTGCAGGAATGCTGCAACTCTATGGGAGCCGCTGTAAGTGACCTGAACGTGCCTGCAAATATGCAAACCATTGTGAAAAAGCTGCCTTATAAGCTGCGGGATCATTGGAGAAGTGCGGCCTGCGTTATTCAGGAGAAGTTTCATCGAAGAGCTACTTTTTCGGATATTGTGGAGTTTGTTGAGAGACAAGTCAAGGTAGCAAGTGACCCTCTTTTTGGAAATATACAAGATACACCTGTGACAGGAGGAAAGGGATTAAAAATGGTTAAGTCTCACTCTCAAACTAGTTCAAAGGCTAGAGGCAGTAGTTTTGCCACTGCTGTAATACCCGCTGAGAAGAAAGTGGAGTCTGGGAATAAATTGGAGAAGAACTCTCTAGTGAAGGGTTGTTTGTTTTGTGGAGCTGGGCATTCGTTAGATGTCTGCCTTCTTTTGGATAAAAGGACACAAGATGAAAAGTTGTCTTTTTTGAAGGAGAACCGTATGTGTTTTGGATGTCTGTGCGGTGGGCACATGAGTAAAGATTGCAGAAAACGTCTAATATGTAGAGTATGCAATTATAGGCACCCCACATTGTTGCATTTCCACCCTAAGGCAAAACAAAAGAGTTTGACTCAGGCCAATGGTGACTTGGAATTTGCCAGAGGAGGTGCTGTGGTGTCTGTTCAGTCTAGTGGCTTGACTGGGGCCGGTAAACAGGACTGTACACTTTCTATCTTGCCTGTTCAGGTGAAATCCAAAAGGGGACAAGAGACCTTGGTCACATATGCATTTTTGGATCCGGGGAGTACCGCCTCGTTCTGTACAGAGCGACTCATGAACCGGCTCAATCTTACAGGGAAGAAGCTGGGAATCCTCCTTAGAACTAtgggacaagagaaggtggtggaTAGTTATAAGCTGTCAGACTTGGAAGTTGCAGGGTTGGATTCGGACAGCTTTTGTGACCTTCCTGAGATTTTTACTCAAAGGAGCATGCCTGTTCATAGAGGAAACATTCCATGCTCGAAAGACCTTCAAAGATGGCTGCACCTGAGACACATACAAATACCACAGATTGATGCTGATGTGGACCTTCTGATCGGCACTAACGTCCCTCAAGCTCTGGAGCCGTGGGAGGTGGTTCGTGCAGTGAACGGGGGCCCTTATGCAATTAAGACCATTCTGGGTTGGACGGTGAATGGCCCACTCCGAGAAGATTGTCGGATCAATGATCAGTGTTTGCAGCCCGACATCACAGTCAATCGGATCTCAGTGGCGAGGCTTGATGAGCTCTGGGAGAAACAGCTGAAGGTGGATTTCCCTGAAACTCTGCAGGATGAACAACCTGGTCTGTCAAGGGAGGACAAGTGCTTCATGGAGTCAGTCTCAGAGTCTGCCAAGCTCATTGATGGTTATTACAGTATTGGTCTGCCGGTAAGACAAAGATACATCAAAATGCCAAATAATAAGATAGTTGTAGAACAGCGTGCATTGAGTCTTAAAAGGCGTTTGAATAAAGATCTGTCTTTTCGGTCCGATTACATCACATTCATGTCCGGGATGCTGACTAATGGTTATGCAGAGAGAGTTCCAACTGAGCAGCTTGCTCGTTGTGATGGAAGGGTGTGGTATATACCCCATCATGGGGTGTAtcattctaaaaagaaaaaactgcGTGTAGTTTTCGATTGTGGGGCTACATTTCAGGGGACTTCTTTGAACTCACAGCTTCTTCAAGGACCGGATCTCACAAATTTGTTAGTGGGAGTCCTCACAAGATTCCGTAAGGAACCTGTGGTGCTCATGGCAGATATTGAGGCCATGTTTTATCAGGTCAGGGTGCCGGTTGAAGACTCTGACTTGTTGAGATTCCTGTGGTGGCCTGATGGAGATTGCAGTCAGGAGCTAGTGGAGTACAGAATGATGGTGCATCTATTCGGTGCTACTTCCTCCCCTAGCTGTGCCTGTTTCGCTCTGAGGAAGTGTGTTGAAGACAATCGGAAGTGCTTCAGTCCTATGGCAGTTAACACTGTCCTGCACCATTTCTACGTTGATGATTGTTTGGTGTCTATTGGCTCTGAAGAGGAAGCAGTATCTTTATGGCAAGAGCTTGTTGCTTTGTGTGCTAAAGGCGGTTTTAAGCTCACGAAATGGATTAGTAACCGACGTACTGTCCTCGCTACTATCCCTCAGGAGGAGCGGGCCAAAGAGGTGAAAGATCTGGATTTggatagtgatgccttgcctgtAGAGCGTGCTTTGGGTGTACAGTGGTGTGTCCAATCTGACTCATTTAAGTTTAAAGTCACACTTAAACCTCACCCACTCACAAGAAGAGGAATCTTGTCCGTGACTAGTTCGATTTATGATCCTCTTGGTTTCTTGGCACCTGTTGTTTTGTCTGCCAAGAAAATCCTCCAAGATCTTTGCAGGAGACGTCTGGGATGGGATGATCCTTTGCCCTCTTCGGTTGCTGGAGAATGGATGGCTTGGCTGGAAGACCTTCATGACCTTGATAATTGGAAGGTCAGTAGGTGTATAAAGCCTGTGGACTGTGGTCGTCTTGTTTCTGCTCAGCTCCACCACTTTGCAGATGCAAGTGAGGAGGGGTTTGGGACTGTGACTTACCTGTTGCTCCATGACGATTGTGGGCGAACTCACAGCGCGTTTATAATGGGAAAGGCACGAGTAGCTCCTCTAAAACTTGTCACCATTCCCCGTATGGAGCTGACTGCTGCGGTGGTGGCTAGCAGGATGGATAAGTTGTGGAGGAAGGAACTGCAAATGGACCTCCAAGAGTCGGTTTTTTGGACAGACAGCACTTCTGTtctgaaatacataaaaaacGAGACATCTAGATTTAAAATCTTCATAGAAAATAGAGTGTCTGAAATATTGAAAATGTCTAACGTATCTCAGTGGAGGTACGTGAATACATCAACCAACCCTGCGGATCTAGCCTCCAGAGGTGTTAAAGTTCAGTTATTGCTAAAGACTAGTGCATGGCTCAGTGGTCCTGAGTTTCTTCATGAGCCTGAGAGCAGTTGGCCCAAAAACCCTGAGACCCTGGGAGACTCTTTTGTTGTAGACCCGGAGGTCAGGGCTGTGGTGGTGAACGTTGCTCAAGTGGAGCATGTCAGTCCAGTGGAGAAGCTCATTGATTACTTTTCCTCTTGGCTTCGTCTTAAAAGGGCTGTTGGTTGGCTTCTCAGGTTTAAGACTTTGCTTTTGTCCCGGGTGAGACATCGCAAGCTGTTGAGAGAAACTCTTTCAGGATCAGACCTTGGTGCCGAGCAGCTGGGGAAAGCGCTACAGGTCCAGATGGAAGGTGTTAAGGCTCAAGTGCCAAAGGATGTTCTGTCCATGGAGGATATGGTTGCAGCAGAATTAGATATTATCCGTTTTTGTCAAAAAATAAGGTTTCCGGAAGAACTGGCCAACTTGAAGAAAGGAGAGTGTGTAAGGAGGACGAGTCACCTTTACAAGCTTAACCCGATCCTGGATGGTGATCTCATTAGGGTTGGAGGACGGCTTAGTAGAGCAGCTATGCCAGTTGAAGCAAAACATCCAGTTATATTGGCTAAAGATCAACACATCTCCAATCTTATTCTCTGTCATGTACACCAAGAAACAGGTCATGGTGGACGAAACCATATGCTTTCTCATCTGCGTCAGAAATATTGGATTCCTGGTGCCTGTGCTGCCATTAGAAAGGTTTTGTCTAGGTGTGTTATCTGTCGTAGATTGTCTGCTTTGCCTGGACATCAGAAAATGGCTGACCTTCCTTACAGTAGGATAACTCCTGATGAGCCTCCTTTCAGTCGAGTTGGTTTGGACTGTTTTGGACCGTTTGAGGTTAAACGTGGAAGAGCTGTGGTCAAGAGGTATGGGCTCATTTTTACATGCTTGGCGATGCGGGCCATACACCTTGAAGTTCTTTCATCTTTGGATACAGACTCCTTTATCAATGGTTTTAGAAGGTTTGTGGCTAGACGGGGTCAAGTTCTTGAAATCCGCTCAGATAATGGTACTAACATCGTGGGTGCTGAACGTGAATTAAGGGAGGCCATTGAGAATCTGAACCATAACCTCATAAATGACGTGCTGTTACAAAAGGGCGTGAAATGGGTTTTCAATCCCCCAACGGCATCACACCATGGAGGTGTTTGGGAAAGATTGATCCGGTCAGTTCGTAAAGTGCTATActccattttgaagactcagaCTCTGGACGAAGAAGGCTTGGCGACGGTGTTTTGTGAGGTTGAGGCGATTGTTAATGGCCGTCCAATTACAAAAGCATCAACAGACCCTCAAGACTTGGAGGCGTTGACTCCTAACCATCTACTACTTCTTAAGTCGCGGCCGTTGTTGCCAACAGGACTGTTTGAGAAGGAGGATGTTTACGCTCGTCGTCGCTGGAAACAAGTGCAGTATATGTCGGATTTGTTCTGGAAGCGCTGGGTGAAGGAGTACCTTCCTGGACTTCAGGAGCGTCAGAAGTGGAATGCTGCTAAAAGAAACTTTGTTCCAGGAGATCTCATCGTGTTAGTGGATGATATGGCACCTCGCAATACTTGGATTACAGGAAGAATTGTGGATACTGTTCCGGACAAAAATGGACTGGTGCGAAGTGTAtggattaaaactaaaaccaGTTATCTGAACAGACCAATAACTAAAGTCTGCCTTCTGCAGGAAGCGGAGGGGCAGTGAAGATCTGTGGATACAGCGGATATGAACTTTGACTTTAAAGGACTAAAAGTTCACTTTGCCTTTTGATTGATGTTTGTCTCCCACAAGGTGTTTCTGGTGGTCAATTATTACTATGAAATAATTTGGGGCCGGAATGTAGGAGCCATACATCTGAGTTTGATTAGTCTTTCATGATATTGCCTACTTTTCTTTCTATACTGTTGTGTATGTGCACGTGCATAGTGACGTCATTGGTTACCGTGGGTGTCACCGGGGGTGTGGTGTCTGTATTAATGCATGTGTGCTCACCTGTGTGGGGCTGGTGTTTGGATTATGGCTGCAGGGTGAGCGTGTGGAGAAACTTTCTGTCGATCGTCGCCGTTATCATCTTCTGTTTCTGCACTGTCTGAGGTATCTTTGCACGGCTTATGAAATGCATCAATTCAAGTAAGTGTTGGTTCTTGTTAAGCTTGTGACATGGAACAATAAAGACGTCCCATCATGTGCAATGGTTCAAGTGACGCGTCTTCAGTGTAAACCCACATGTCTTAGCCTGCTGCGGCTTTGGATTAGTTTTAAATTTTATATGCCGCATTAggctgaaaacactgaaaagttgtgatatatgTCTCTTGCTCAGTGCCAGCCAAT is part of the Carassius gibelio isolate Cgi1373 ecotype wild population from Czech Republic chromosome A4, carGib1.2-hapl.c, whole genome shotgun sequence genome and harbors:
- the LOC127976277 gene encoding uncharacterized protein LOC127976277, which produces MELNDTRSTDKRQITLTPRAFEYKLEKLQEERQVKIRKIKGAIREIKDLKQSADNAEKIRLCLENISSLFKEASHLHGVVVPMLPPEEQEKQNAWFGSVEEHKIAFVEETNEWLLEAPDMLEERVVSPCLGSVSNDEARISKIVEKAVEDDIRPRDSVSNVSVRSKKCSSVASKYMSITSSARLRAEAETAALMARQRLLSQKHALEEQQEQLRRKKEELDLDMELAASMAKVSVFKASEGSCASNISVKSDGMNSYLKRGKRTQLSYDAATFVPESNTQPSAAEAEGEALFSGNVAVRPKTYKNIEQSAVVTRACPSTLVTLPAAVTGAEMSTLPEGAYQLPYVPAPVTVNNSDQCFLTVLERQNEITSLLVEQQSLFLLPKRDLQVFDGDPLQYQTFIRGFEHNIEGRTQSHKDCLYYLEQYTRGQPRDLIRSCQHLPPSHGYTKAKSLLQEHFGDPYKVASAYMDKVLLWPMVKAEDVSALRAYSLLLQECCNSMGAAVSDLNVPANMQTIVKKLPYKLRDHWRSAACVIQEKFHRRATFSDIVEFVERQVKVASDPLFGNIQDTPVTGGKGLKMVKSHSQTSSKARGSSFATAVIPAEKKVESGNKLEKNSLVKGCLFCGAGHSLDVCLLLDKRTQDEKLSFLKENRMCFGCLCGGHMSKDCRKRLICRVCNYRHPTLLHFHPKAKQKSLTQANGDLEFARGGAVVSVQSSGLTGAGKQDCTLSILPVQVKSKRGQETLVTYAFLDPGSTASFCTERLMNRLNLTGKKLGILLRTMGQEKVVDSYKLSDLEVAGLDSDSFCDLPEIFTQRSMPVHRGNIPCSKDLQRWLHLRHIQIPQIDADVDLLIGTNVPQALEPWEVVRAVNGGPYAIKTILGWTVNGPLREDCRINDQCLQPDITVNRISVARLDELWEKQLKVDFPETLQDEQPGLSREDKCFMESVSESAKLIDGYYSIGLPVRQRYIKMPNNKIVVEQRALSLKRRLNKDLSFRSDYITFMSGMLTNGYAERVPTEQLARCDGRVWYIPHHGVYHSKKKKLRVVFDCGATFQGTSLNSQLLQGPDLTNLLVGVLTRFRKEPVVLMADIEAMFYQVRVPVEDSDLLRFLWWPDGDCSQELVEYRMMVHLFGATSSPSCACFALRKCVEDNRKCFSPMAVNTVLHHFYVDDCLVSIGSEEEAVSLWQELVALCAKGGFKLTKWISNRRTVLATIPQEERAKEVKDLDLDSDALPVERALGVQWCVQSDSFKFKVTLKPHPLTRRGILSVTSSIYDPLGFLAPVVLSAKKILQDLCRRRLGWDDPLPSSVAGEWMAWLEDLHDLDNWKVSRCIKPVDCGRLVSAQLHHFADASEEGFGTVTYLLLHDDCGRTHSAFIMGKARVAPLKLVTIPRMELTAAVVASRMDKLWRKELQMDLQESVFWTDSTSVLKYIKNETSRFKIFIENRVSEILKMSNVSQWRYVNTSTNPADLASRGVKVQLLLKTSAWLSGPEFLHEPESSWPKNPETLGDSFVVDPEVRAVVVNVAQVEHVSPVEKLIDYFSSWLRLKRAVGWLLRFKTLLLSRVRHRKLLRETLSGSDLGAEQLGKALQVQMEGVKAQVPKDVLSMEDMVAAELDIIRFCQKIRFPEELANLKKGECVRRTSHLYKLNPILDGDLIRVGGRLSRAAMPVEAKHPVILAKDQHISNLILCHVHQETGHGGRNHMLSHLRQKYWIPGACAAIRKVLSRCVICRRLSALPGHQKMADLPYSRITPDEPPFSRVGLDCFGPFEVKRGRAVVKRYGLIFTCLAMRAIHLEVLSSLDTDSFINGFRRFVARRGQVLEIRSDNGTNIVGAERELREAIENLNHNLINDVLLQKGVKWVFNPPTASHHGGVWERLIRSVRKVLYSILKTQTLDEEGLATVFCEVEAIVNGRPITKASTDPQDLEALTPNHLLLLKSRPLLPTGLFEKEDVYARRRWKQVQYMSDLFWKRWVKEYLPGLQERQKWNAAKRNFVPGDLIVLVDDMAPRNTWITGRIVDTVPDKNGLEAEGQ